One stretch of Prunus persica cultivar Lovell chromosome G1, Prunus_persica_NCBIv2, whole genome shotgun sequence DNA includes these proteins:
- the LOC18788422 gene encoding mediator-associated protein 2, whose amino-acid sequence MDADAKDEGYKLPPDFQENTKEALVDFTVTDSTELWLIDLPKDQNPDFNGVELSLKLHNDGTLGSFEAPSGKEYEVVSSAAEQKATVFVSSASSTKIAGKISRRVSFVHYPEPSELKERLNSKRLKKMYQELPSGVLTQSSNNFATPTRSSVLRNSQSAGGRSASTHSSRPKSSIHSVGEQSQHRKKRHTPEPSRSMNRSSQNSGRGSAVSSLGQGNSGISSLGEGLSGATSSGQGHSASKSSGQGHHSKSRKKVKDEN is encoded by the exons ATGGATGCAGATGCTAAGGACGAAGGTTACAAACTTCCACCAgattttcaagaaaatactaaagAAGCACTTGTCGATTTCACTGTGACCGACTCCACAGAGCTTTGGCTCATTGATTTGCCTAAAGATCAa AATCCTGATTTTAATGGTGTAGAACTGTCGCTCAAGCTTCATAATGATGGAACGTTGGGCAGTTTTGAGGCTCCATCAG GGAAAGAATATGAAGTGGTCAGTAGTGCTGCTGAGCAAAAGGCTACAGTTTTTGTATCTTCTGCATCGAGCACAAAAATTG CTGGGAAGATTTCACGGAGAGTTTCTTTTGTGCATTACCCAGAGCCTAGTGAGCTTAAAGAAAGATTAAATTCcaaaagattgaaaaaaatgTATCAGGAATTACCATCTGGAGTGTTGACCCAATCTTCCAACAATTTTGCAACTCCTACACGAAGTTCAGTGCTGAGAAACTCACAATCAGCAGGTGGACGTTCAGCCTCCACTCATAGTAGCAGACCTAAAAGTTCCATACATAGTGTTGGCGAGCAATCACAGCATCGAAAGAAAAGGCATACACCCGAACCTAGTAGGTCCATGAACCGGTCTTCCCAAAACTCAGGACGAGGTAGTGCAGTCAGTTCCTTGGGACAAGGTAATAGTGGAATCAGTTCCTTAGGAGAAGGTCTTAGTGGGGCTACTTCCTCAGGACAAGGTCACAGTGCATCTAAGTCCTCAGGACAAGGTCATCATAGTAAATCAAGGAAGAAAGTAAAAGATGAGAATTGA
- the LOC18790148 gene encoding sterol 14-demethylase — MVTMDVDNKLFSVGLMIVATLVVAKLISWLLMSRSGKRLPPVVNTWPVIGGLLRFLKGPIVMLREEYPKLGSVFTLNLLNKKITFLIGPEVSAHFFKAPESDLSQQEVYQFNVPTFGPGVVFDVDYSVRQEQFRFFTEALRVNKLKAYVDQMVTEAEDYFSKWGDSGEVDLKYELEHLIILTASRCLLGREVRDKLFDDVSALFHDLDNGMLPISVIFPYLPIPAHRRRDQARKKLSEIFASIINSRKHAEQCENDMLQCFIDSKYKNGRPTTESEVTGLLIAALFAGQHTSSITSTWTGAYLLRHKEYLSAVSEEQKNLMKKHGKKVDHDILSEMDVLYRSIKEALRLHPPLIMLLRSSHSDFSVQTREGKEYDIPKGHIVATSPYFANRLPHIYKEPDTYNPERFAAGREEDKAAGAFSYISFGGGRHGCLGEPFAYLQIKAIWSHLLRNFELELVSPFPEIDWNAMVVGVKGKMMVRYKRRELSFD; from the exons ATGGTGACAATGGATGTGGATAACAAGCTTTTTAGTGTGGGTCTGATGATTGTGGCCACTCTGGTGGTGGCCAAGCTTATCTCATGGCTTTTGATGTCCCGATCTGGAAAGCGTCTCCCTCCGGTGGTCAACACGTGGCCTGTGATTGGGGGACTGCTCCGTTTCTTGAAAGGTCCCATTGTGATGCTTCGTGAAGAGTACCCTAAGCTTGGGAGTGTATTCACATTGAACCTACTTAACAAGAAGATCACTTTCTTGATTGGTCCTGAGGTTTCTGCTCACTTCTTCAAGGCCCCGGAATCCGATCTTAGCCAGCAGGAGGTCTACCAGTTCAATGTGCCCACTTTTGGCCCCGGAGTTGTATTCGATGTGGATTACTCAGTGCGGCAAGAGCAGTTCCGGTTCTTCACCGAGGCTCTCAGGGTGAATAAACTTAAGGCATATGTGGATCAGATGGTTACAGAAGCAGAG GATTACTTTTCCAAGTGGGGAGACAGTGGCGAGGTGGATTTAAAGTATGAGCTGGAGCATCTGATCATCTTAACTGCCAGTAGATGCCTCTTGGGTCGCGAAGTTCGTGATAAACTCTTTGATGATGTATCAGCATTGTTCCATGACCTTGACAATGGCATGCTTCCTATTAGTGTCATCTTCCCGTACCTCCCCATCCCAGCTCACCGTCGCCGTGACCAGGCGCGCAAGAAGCTTTCAGAAATCTTTGCAAGCATCATAAACTCCCGTAAGCATGCTGAACAGTGTGAGAATGACATGTTGCAATGTTTCATTGATTCAAAGTACAAAAATGGCCGACCAACAACTGAATCTGAGGTCACTGGCTTGCTCATTGCTGCTCTCTTTGCTGGGCAACACACTAGTTCTATCACTTCCACTTGGACTGGGGCCTATCTCCTCCGTCACAAGGAATACTTATCTGCTGTGTCAGAGGAGCAGAAAAACCTAATGAAAAAGCATGGGAAGAAGGTTGATCATGATATATTGTCAGAGATGGATGTCCTGTATCGTAGCATCAAGGAAGCTCTGAGATTACACCCTCCACTAATCATGCTGCTGCGAAGCTCGCATAGTGATTTTAGCGTACAAACCCGTGAGGGGAAAGAGTATGACATCCCGAAGGGGCACATAGTTGCCACATCACCATATTTTGCCAACCGGCTTCCTCATATTTACAAGGAGCCAGACACGTACAATCCTGAGAGATTTGCTGCTGGGAGAGAAGAAGATAAGGCAGCAGGGGCATTCTCTTATATCTCTTTTGGAGGTGGCAGGCATGGATGCCTTGGTGAGCCTTTTGCATACCTGCAGATAAAGGCTATATGGAGCCATTTGCTGAGAAATTTCGAATTGGAGCTGGTGTCACCTTTTCCCGAGATTGATTGGAATGCCATGGTTGTGGGTGTGAAGGGAAAGATGATGGTGCGGTACAAGCGACGGGAGCTGTCCTTCGATTAA